A segment of the Roseiconus lacunae genome:
TTTCTTTGCGAACTGATGTACTTCCGGACTCGTGATTTGGCGTGGGAAGCCGCCGCACGATTTTGGACGCGTGTCTTTGCGGTGAATTTTGCGATGGGGGTCGCGACGGGAATCGTCATGGAGTTCGAGTTCGGGACCAATTGGGCCGTGTACTCGCGATTCGTCGGAGACGTGTTCGGGTCGGCGCTCGCCGCGGAAGGAATTTTCGCCTTCTTTTTAGAAAGTGGTTTTCTTGCCGTGTTGGTTTTCGGCTGGGATCGAGTCGGGCCAAAGATGCACCTGTTTAGCACGTTAATGGTTTTTCTGGGATCGATGTTCAGTGCTGTTTGGATTGTGGTTGCGAATAGTTGGCAGCAAACACCGGCGGGTTACCATGTCGTTTTTCACGACGTCCAAGGAGAATTAATGCCGCGTGCGGAGATCACCGACTTTTGGGCGATGGTCTTCAATCCGTCATCGGTCGATCGGTTGACGCATACGCTGATCGGCGCCCTGGTCCTCGGTGCTTTCTTTGTTGCTTCGGTTTGCTCGTTTTACTTGCTGAAGGGGAAGCATGAGGAAGTCGCGCGTCGCTGCATGAAGATCGCGCTTCCTTCGGCGTTGCTCTTTAGTCTTGCCGCGGCAATGTCGGGACATGACTCTGCACAAAAGCTGGTGGAAACCCAGCCAGCGAAATTGGCGGCGATGGAAGCACATTTCGAAACGACTGATCAGCCGACCGGACTGTGGCTGTTTGGGTGGCCGGATACTGCCAGTGAGACCGTTAAGTTTGGCGTGCAGGTACCCGCAATGCTTTCGTTTATGGTTTACAACGATCCAGCTAGGCCCGTCCCCGGGATGGATCAGATACCGATTGATGAGCGACCTCCGGTGTGGCTTCCCTTCCAAACGTTTCATTTGATGGTTGGGTTGGGAACTTTAATGATCTTGGTCTCCGCGACGGCATGTTGGTTTTGGTTTCGGGGAAACTTGATTGAAAAACGCAAGTTGATGTGGGCGATCATCGTGATGCCGCTCGCGGCCATGACCGCCAATCAAGCGGGCTGGATCACGGCCGAAGTCGGGCGACAACCCTGGATCGTTTATCCGTCTACCCAAGACGGTGTCGAAATGATGGGCCTAAAGACTGCCGACGGTTTAAGTGAATCGGTCACAGCCGAACAAGTGC
Coding sequences within it:
- a CDS encoding cytochrome ubiquinol oxidase subunit I; its protein translation is MDVEILSRLQFAGTIMFHYLFPPLSIGLGLQLFLCELMYFRTRDLAWEAAARFWTRVFAVNFAMGVATGIVMEFEFGTNWAVYSRFVGDVFGSALAAEGIFAFFLESGFLAVLVFGWDRVGPKMHLFSTLMVFLGSMFSAVWIVVANSWQQTPAGYHVVFHDVQGELMPRAEITDFWAMVFNPSSVDRLTHTLIGALVLGAFFVASVCSFYLLKGKHEEVARRCMKIALPSALLFSLAAAMSGHDSAQKLVETQPAKLAAMEAHFETTDQPTGLWLFGWPDTASETVKFGVQVPAMLSFMVYNDPARPVPGMDQIPIDERPPVWLPFQTFHLMVGLGTLMILVSATACWFWFRGNLIEKRKLMWAIIVMPLAAMTANQAGWITAEVGRQPWIVYPSTQDGVEMMGLKTADGLSESVTAEQVLSSIILFAVIYSLLFAVWIFVLNNKIQHGPESPQELAEYKAKIGKGDMADLIEHRGTSRGHGMMDEGVL